In the Hordeum vulgare subsp. vulgare chromosome 7H, MorexV3_pseudomolecules_assembly, whole genome shotgun sequence genome, one interval contains:
- the LOC123408092 gene encoding probable O-methyltransferase 2, whose amino-acid sequence MATQAETIEVPADAELLQAQADLWRHSLYYLSSMALRCAVELEIPTAIHRLGGVASLPDLMAALSLPSVKMSFLGRVMRVLVNSGVFAADNSSEYGVELYRLTPLSRVLVHGVLADEHHSQKYFVLGVTSPHYTEAALGLADWFKKDTELPVLSPFEEKFGVPLFDEKTALLDEELDSVCNQGLAAHDNLGIATILRECGDIFKGLDSLTDCCGGDGTTARALVKAYPHIKCTVLDLPKVVEKASADGVINYVAGDLFHTVPPSQVVMLKLVLHFWSDEDCVKILAQCRKAIPPREEGGKVIIIEIVVGPSLGPVMFEAQLLMDMLMMVNTRGGQRDENHWCELFKKAGFTDYKIVKKLGARSVIEVYP is encoded by the exons ATGGCCACTCAGGCAGAGACCATTGAGGTTCCCGCGGACGCTGAGCTGCTGCAGGCACAGGCAGACCTGTGGCGCCACAGCCTCTACTACCTCTCCTCCATGGCGCTCCGGTGCGCCGTCGAGCTCGAGATCCCGACTGCGATCCACCGCCTAGGCGGGGTCGCCTCGCTGCCTGACCTGATGGCCGCGCTGTCCCTTCCCTCGGTTAAGATGTCTTTCCTCGGCCGGGTCATGCGCGTGCTCGTCAACTCGGGTGTCTTCGCAGCCGATAACAGCTCCGAGTACGGGGTGGAGCTCTACCGCCTCACCCCACTGTCCCGCGTTCTGGTGCACGGCGTCCTAGCGGACGAGCACCATAGCCAAAAGTATTTTGTTCTTGGTGTCACCTCGCCGCACTACACGGAGGCGGCGTTGGGGCTGGCCGACTGGTTTAAGAAGGACACAGAACTTCCAGTGTTGTCACCTTTCGAGGAGAAGTTCGGTGTGCCACTCTTTGATGAAAAAACTGCCCTACTCGATGAAGAGCTTGACTCTGTTTGCAACCAAGGTTTGGCTGCCCACGACAACCTTGGGATCGCTACCATACTCCGCGAATGCGGTGACATCTTCAAGGGGCTTGACTCCCTGACCGACTGCTGCGGCGGCGATGGTACGACAGCGAGGGCCCTCGTCAAGGCTTATCCGCACATCAAGTGCACTGTGTTGGACCTTCCAAAGGTGGTCGAAAAAGCCTCAGCTGATGGAGTCATTAACTATGTCGCGGGTGACCTGTTCCACACCGTCCCACCATCTCAAGTGGTGATGCTCAAG CTTGTGCTACACTTTTGGAGCGATGAGGATTGCGTGAAAATCCTAGCCCAGTGCAGAAAGGCGATTCCTCCGCGGGAGGAGGGAGGAAAGGTAATAATCATAGAGATTGTGGTTGGACCTTCCTTAGGGCCAGTAATGTTTGAAGCCCAACTCCTGATGGATATGCTCATGATGGTGAACACGAGAGGGGGTCAACGTGATGAAAATCACTGGTGTGAGTTATTTAAGAAGGCGGGATTCACTGACTACAAAATTGTGAAGAAATTGGGAGCCCGATCAGTCATCGAGGTCTACCCGTAA
- the LOC123408093 gene encoding probable O-methyltransferase 2, which yields MAAQAQTIEVPTDAELLQAQADLWRHSLYYLSSMALRCAVELEIPTAIHRLGGAASLPDLMAALSLPPVKRPFLRRVMRVLVTSGVFAANNNSESEAIYRLTPLSRILVHGVVADEHHSQKYFVLGVTSPHYTEAAMGLAGWFRKDHEPPVPSPFEDIFGVPLCDDRTPLLDKELDDVVTQGLAAHDNLGIATVMRECHDLFKGVDSLTDCGGGDGTTARAIIRAYPHIKCTVLDLPKVVDKAPADGVVTYVAGDLFHSVPSSQAVMLKLVLHFWSDEDCVKILAQCRKAIPSREEGGKIIIVEIVVGPSLGPIMFEAQLLMDMLMMVNSKGRQRDENDWSKLFIKAGYTDYKIVKKLGARCIIEVYP from the exons ATGGCGGCTCAGGCACAGACCATAGAGGTTCCCACAGACGCTGAGCTGCTGCAGGCACAGGCAGACCTGTGGCGCCACAGCCTCTACTACCTCTCCTCCATGGCCCTCCGGTGCGCCGTCGAGCTCGAGATCCCGACTGCCATCCACCGCCTCGGCGGGGCGGCCTCGCTGCCCGACCTGATGGCCGCGCTGTCCCTTCCCCCGGTTAAGAGGCCATTTCTCCGCCGGGTCATGCGCGTGCTCGTCACATCAGGTGTCTTCGCAGCCAACAACAACTCCGAGTCCGAGGCGATCTACCGCCTCACACCGTTGTCCCGCATCCTGGTGCACGGTGTCGTAGCGGATGAGCATCACAGCCAGAAGTATTTTGTGCTCGGCGTGACCTCGCCGCATTACACGGAGGCGGCGATGGGGCTGGCCGGCTGGTTCAGGAAAGACCATGAGCCGCCAGTGCCGTCGCCATTCGAGGACATCTTCGGCGTGCCGCTCTGTGATGACAGAACACCGCTCCTTGACAAAGAGCTGGACGATGTTGTCACTCAAGGCTTGGCTGCCCATGACAACCTCGGGATCGCCACTGTTATGCGGGAATGCCATGACCTTTTTAAAGGGGTGGACTCATTGACTGACTGCGGCGGCGGCGATGGTACGACGGCGAGAGCCATCATCAGGGCTTACCCGCACATTAAGTGCACTGTGCTGGACCTTCCGAAGGTGGTCGACAAAGCCCCAGCGGATGGTGTCGTCACCTATGTCGCAGGTGATTTGTTCCATTCCGTCCCATCATCACAGGCTGTGATGCTCAAG CTTGTGCTACACTTCTGGAGCGATGAGGATTGCGTGAAAATCCTAGCTCAGTGCAGGAAGGCCATTCCTTCCCGCGAGGAGGGAGGGAAGATAATAATCGTTGAAATTGTGGTTGGACCTTCCTTAGGGCCGATAATGTTTGAAGCCCAACTGCTTATGGATATGCTCATGATGGTGAACTCAAAAGGACGTCAACGGGATGAAAATGACTGGAGCAAACTATTCATTAAAGCGGGGTACACGGACTACAAAATTGTGAAGAAATTAGGAGCTCGATGCATCATTGAGGTCTATCCATAA